Proteins from a genomic interval of Desulfitibacter alkalitolerans DSM 16504:
- a CDS encoding TetR/AcrR family transcriptional regulator, with protein sequence MADNKERGHTSDKASRSVPKLESSGKREQILEAAIKVFACKGFYHARVEEIAIEAKIGKGTVYEYFKSKQDLFQEMFKYIHNLYLEKIMADIEKRYTFKEKVSYILEAHLRFILEHKEMAQVFLAEHPPLDDDFKKWFLDLEKQKLQFLQNNVIDGIKRDELKDLDPSLIARIIAGVISYFGSCTILNGLETADGDLTALSADTIELLYSGIGQ encoded by the coding sequence ATGGCCGATAATAAGGAAAGGGGTCACACCTCTGATAAGGCATCAAGGAGTGTCCCCAAATTAGAAAGCTCTGGCAAAAGGGAACAAATTTTAGAGGCAGCTATTAAGGTTTTTGCATGTAAGGGCTTTTACCATGCCAGGGTTGAAGAAATTGCAATTGAGGCCAAGATTGGCAAGGGGACGGTTTACGAATATTTTAAAAGTAAGCAGGATTTGTTCCAGGAAATGTTTAAGTATATTCATAACCTTTATTTGGAAAAAATCATGGCTGACATAGAAAAAAGGTATACATTTAAAGAAAAGGTAAGTTATATACTTGAAGCCCATCTAAGATTTATTTTAGAGCATAAAGAAATGGCTCAAGTTTTCCTGGCAGAGCATCCTCCACTTGATGATGATTTTAAAAAATGGTTTTTGGATCTGGAAAAACAAAAGCTCCAGTTCTTACAAAACAATGTTATAGATGGGATTAAAAGGGATGAGCTTAAGGACCTTGACCCATCTCTAATTGCCAGGATAATAGCTGGAGTAATAAGCTATTTTGGCAGCTGCACAATACTTAATGGACTGGAAACAGCAGATGGTGACTTGACAGCACTATCTGCAGATACCATTGAATTATTATACTCAGGAATAGGGCAGTAA
- a CDS encoding TolC family protein yields MKLKGSLLKTAVLALVFALFLLPVGAVKGDVDQGAAVAATNAADGTAGDAVETAGKAASEQKKVISLTLEESIKMAVEKHPDIAVAKIEHEQARADLRKARRDAKDINDLRKMPGMPGLYSYDVYLAERVLPKTMEMLEVLSDKGLEFRTNLVKFQVENAYYGVLKAERELQNSIDSLSRAREQLRLAKVGLDVGVNAQVDVLGAEVLAASQELAVTFAKNALQQARMDFNNLIGLALDDEVKLTSSFSFAPVEFNLDEIKEMAKEKDITYIQLHESYKVQTEAFNLAKGYYTPNVYTYQEAERDYNMAKLKLQNADQELDLKIRKAYLNTEAAKERYKLMEKSVEQARESYRLTKLRHEVGMATLLDIERASGELDNAKTELLSAIYDYNLAAAMLQHGLFDLGGMSNGR; encoded by the coding sequence ATGAAATTAAAAGGTTCGCTTTTAAAGACCGCAGTTCTGGCGCTAGTTTTTGCTTTATTCCTGCTGCCGGTAGGAGCTGTAAAGGGTGACGTGGACCAGGGAGCGGCAGTTGCAGCAACTAATGCAGCAGATGGTACTGCCGGTGATGCAGTTGAGACTGCCGGTAAGGCAGCATCAGAACAGAAAAAAGTAATATCTCTAACCCTAGAGGAAAGCATTAAAATGGCCGTAGAAAAGCACCCAGATATAGCCGTGGCTAAAATAGAGCATGAACAGGCCAGGGCGGATTTAAGAAAAGCCAGGAGAGATGCAAAAGATATTAATGATTTAAGAAAAATGCCTGGCATGCCAGGATTATATAGCTATGATGTATACCTGGCTGAAAGGGTACTGCCAAAAACCATGGAAATGTTAGAAGTTCTTTCAGATAAAGGCCTTGAATTTAGAACCAACCTGGTTAAGTTCCAGGTAGAAAATGCATATTACGGGGTTTTAAAGGCTGAAAGAGAGCTGCAAAATTCCATAGATTCTTTATCAAGGGCCAGGGAGCAATTGAGATTAGCTAAAGTGGGCCTTGATGTGGGGGTTAATGCCCAGGTTGATGTCCTTGGTGCAGAAGTTCTAGCTGCTTCCCAGGAGCTGGCTGTGACCTTTGCTAAAAATGCCTTACAGCAGGCCCGCATGGATTTTAATAACCTTATAGGGTTAGCTTTAGATGATGAGGTAAAGCTAACCAGCAGCTTTAGCTTTGCACCTGTGGAGTTTAACCTTGATGAAATAAAAGAAATGGCTAAAGAAAAAGACATAACCTATATTCAGCTCCATGAAAGCTATAAGGTCCAGACTGAAGCCTTCAATCTTGCAAAAGGTTACTATACACCTAATGTTTACACATACCAGGAAGCAGAAAGAGACTATAACATGGCTAAATTGAAGCTGCAAAATGCTGACCAGGAGCTAGACTTGAAAATTAGAAAGGCTTACCTAAATACTGAAGCAGCAAAAGAAAGATATAAATTAATGGAGAAATCTGTGGAACAAGCCAGGGAGAGTTATCGTCTAACTAAGTTAAGGCATGAAGTGGGGATGGCAACCCTCCTAGATATTGAAAGAGCAAGTGGTGAGCTAGATAATGCAAAAACTGAATTACTATCAGCAATTTATGATTATAATTTAGCTGCTGCCATGCTGCAGCATGGACTTTTTGACCTTGGTGGAATGAGTAATGGCCGATAA